Proteins from one Parvibaculum lavamentivorans DS-1 genomic window:
- a CDS encoding F0F1 ATP synthase subunit C — protein MEAEAAKFIGAGIACLGMGGAAIGVGNIFGNYLAGALRNPSAADGQFARLIFGFAVTEALGIFSLLVALILLFV, from the coding sequence ATGGAAGCAGAAGCAGCAAAGTTTATCGGCGCCGGCATCGCCTGCCTCGGCATGGGTGGCGCAGCCATCGGCGTGGGCAACATTTTCGGCAACTACCTCGCCGGCGCCCTCCGCAACCCGTCGGCCGCAGATGGCCAGTTCGCCCGTCTGATCTTCGGCTTCGCCGTGACGGAAGCGCTGGGCATCTTCTCGCTGCTCGTCGCGCTGATCCTGCTCTTCGTCTGA
- a CDS encoding F0F1 ATP synthase subunit A, with protein MATGAEQTGGGFPVDPLHQFVVQPLIPLNIGGLDASFTNASLWMVVTVVAIGLFMTLGMRSGAMVPGRMQSVVESFYTFIANMVRDNAGHDAMRFFPFIFSLFMFIFFANMIGMFPYAFTVTSHIVVTFALAIVVFLGVTLTGFVLHGPRFLKVFVPSGVPMALLPLVVAIEIISYFSRPISHSVRLFANMLAGHIMLKVFAGFVLTFMTMGVVGWAGMILPLFMIVALTALEFLVAALQAYVFTILTCMYLHDALHPGH; from the coding sequence GTGGCAACAGGCGCCGAACAAACCGGAGGCGGTTTTCCCGTCGATCCCCTGCACCAGTTCGTTGTGCAGCCCCTCATTCCCCTGAACATAGGCGGCCTCGATGCCTCCTTCACCAATGCCAGTCTCTGGATGGTCGTGACGGTTGTGGCGATCGGCCTCTTCATGACACTGGGCATGCGCTCGGGCGCCATGGTGCCGGGCCGAATGCAATCGGTGGTCGAGAGCTTCTACACCTTCATCGCCAACATGGTCCGCGACAATGCCGGCCATGATGCCATGCGGTTCTTCCCGTTCATCTTTTCGCTCTTCATGTTCATCTTCTTCGCGAACATGATCGGGATGTTCCCCTACGCCTTCACCGTGACGAGCCATATCGTCGTGACCTTTGCCCTCGCCATCGTCGTCTTCCTCGGCGTGACGCTGACGGGCTTCGTTCTGCACGGCCCGCGCTTCCTCAAGGTTTTCGTTCCGAGCGGCGTCCCTATGGCCTTGTTGCCACTCGTCGTGGCGATCGAGATCATCTCTTATTTCTCGCGGCCCATCAGCCATTCGGTACGTCTTTTCGCCAACATGCTGGCGGGACACATCATGCTGAAGGTGTTCGCGGGCTTCGTTCTCACCTTCATGACGATGGGCGTCGTCGGCTGGGCCGGCATGATCCTGCCGCTCTTCATGATCGTCGCGCTCACCGCGCTCGAATTTCTCGTGGCCGCCCTTCAGGCCTACGTCTTCACCATTCTGACCTGCATGTATCTTCACGACGCGCTGCATCCGGGTCACTGA
- a CDS encoding AtpZ/AtpI family protein, which produces MTRNEEAGTPTEGDSAAQKRERDLLGSRIAAARNARRKDEATGPRRAPTGRPSDMGVAMRLSSELVAGVLLGAGIGWFVDWFFGTLPIFLVIFTGLGTVAGVKNVLRATQAMNATAADTKQDPSGLPPGDATAGPSSGDKN; this is translated from the coding sequence TTGACACGGAACGAGGAAGCCGGGACTCCCACGGAAGGCGACAGCGCCGCCCAGAAGAGAGAACGCGACCTTCTCGGAAGCCGCATCGCCGCCGCGCGCAACGCGCGGCGCAAGGACGAGGCGACCGGCCCAAGGCGGGCACCGACGGGCAGGCCCTCCGATATGGGTGTGGCCATGCGGCTCTCCTCGGAGCTCGTGGCCGGCGTACTTCTCGGGGCCGGCATCGGCTGGTTCGTAGACTGGTTTTTCGGCACGCTGCCGATCTTCCTGGTGATTTTCACCGGATTGGGAACGGTGGCGGGCGTAAAGAATGTGCTTCGCGCGACGCAGGCAATGAATGCGACCGCGGCGGACACGAAACAAGATCCATCCGGGCTACCGCCCGGCGACGCAACGGCCGGACCTTCATCCGGCGACAAGAACTGA
- a CDS encoding chromosome segregation SMC family protein produces the protein MKFNRLRLSGFKSFVDPTDLIIEPGLTGIVGPNGCGKSNLLEAMRWVMGENSFKNMRGSGMEDVIFAGTSGRPARNHAEVVLYIDNGDRSAPPAYNDSEVIEVSRKIERDQGSTYRINGREVRARDVQLLFADASTGAHSPALVRQGQIAQLISSKPINRRRILEEAAGITGLYTRRHEAELRLKAAETNLTRLDDVVAQVESQLASLKRQARQAVRYRNLSGQIRETEAILLHLRWTQAVETLKHSEERLAATDVRVAELTREAAAAVTMEAEVADRLPPLREKEAEAAARLHRLTVERDNLDAEEARARDQAGRLTARLEQIGQDLGRERHLIEDTQGAMTRLETEAQELRGAEEGQAEAQAAAEARVGETQTKLEASERELDQLNQEIARLSAERTSLVRTVEAGRQRIEKLERQLAEIARERETLSDAEEKKAQIALQSAELEEAAGKVANAERAALDAEEARRAAQEAEKASREPMQIADRAAGDLAAEAKTLADLLAVGESDLWPPVIDAVSVEHGYETALGAALGDDLAVPEDAAAPIHWGSLPAFETTPALPDGATPLSYFVKGPNALARRLSQIGIVVSVEEGNRLQPLLTPGQRLVTREGALWRWDGYTAAADAPTASARRLEQRNRLIDLEGELAAARATAAEARAAFDAAHVAAEKALQEEQSRRAALREAQGEHNRIRDTLQAAERAASAQLSRLAALAESHERLSGDNVEAARALEEAEIALQNLKPDEEPRARASELRDQVASLRLELSEARAAYEGLRREAEARTRRLSTIAEESNAWQLRATNAERQIGTLEQRKAEAEAELKALEGVPAEIEQKRHVLLTLIAEAETGRGEAADALAEAEKLLSETAKHAKEVQHNLGETREERARIDGLVDGGRERRAEAEARIREVLECEPAEALAQANLEEGAEMPNLEQIDAKLERLKRERESLGGVNLRAEEEARELTEQLETMTSEREDLVSAIAKLRQGIGSLNREGRERMLEAFEKVNANFSRLFTHLFGGGEAHLKLTESDDPLEAGLEIFARPPGKRLQVMSLLSGGEQALTAMSLIFAVFLTNPSPICVLDEVDAPLDDANVERFCDLMDEMTRTTDTRFLIITHHALTMARMNRLFGVTMQERGVSTLVSVDLDAAEGLREAS, from the coding sequence GTGAAGTTCAATCGCCTCAGGCTTTCAGGTTTCAAATCTTTCGTAGACCCGACCGATCTCATCATCGAGCCGGGGCTGACGGGTATCGTCGGGCCCAATGGCTGCGGCAAGTCGAACCTCCTCGAGGCCATGCGCTGGGTGATGGGCGAGAATTCGTTCAAGAACATGCGCGGCTCGGGCATGGAAGATGTGATCTTCGCCGGCACATCCGGGCGCCCCGCACGCAATCATGCCGAGGTCGTTCTCTATATCGACAATGGGGACCGCTCCGCACCTCCTGCCTATAACGACAGCGAAGTCATCGAAGTGTCGCGCAAGATCGAGCGCGACCAGGGCTCGACCTATCGCATCAATGGCCGCGAAGTCCGCGCCCGCGACGTGCAGTTGCTCTTTGCCGACGCCTCCACCGGCGCGCATTCGCCTGCCCTCGTCCGTCAGGGCCAGATCGCGCAGCTCATTTCATCCAAGCCGATCAACCGCCGCCGCATTCTCGAAGAAGCGGCGGGCATCACCGGCCTCTATACGCGGCGTCATGAGGCGGAGCTTCGCCTGAAAGCGGCGGAAACGAACCTCACTCGCCTCGACGACGTGGTGGCGCAGGTGGAATCGCAGCTCGCAAGCCTCAAGCGTCAGGCGCGCCAGGCCGTGCGTTACCGCAATCTTTCCGGCCAGATCCGCGAGACGGAAGCGATCCTCCTTCACCTCCGCTGGACGCAGGCCGTCGAGACGCTGAAGCACTCGGAAGAGCGCCTCGCGGCGACGGATGTGCGCGTCGCCGAACTCACCCGCGAAGCCGCCGCCGCCGTCACCATGGAAGCGGAAGTGGCTGATCGTCTGCCGCCCTTGCGTGAAAAGGAAGCGGAAGCCGCCGCCCGTCTGCACCGCCTCACAGTGGAGCGCGACAACCTCGACGCGGAAGAAGCCCGCGCCCGCGATCAGGCCGGCCGCCTCACGGCGCGCCTCGAACAAATCGGACAGGATCTCGGCCGCGAGCGCCATCTGATCGAAGATACGCAAGGCGCGATGACACGCCTGGAAACGGAAGCGCAGGAACTTCGCGGCGCCGAAGAAGGCCAGGCGGAAGCGCAAGCCGCCGCCGAAGCCCGCGTCGGCGAAACGCAGACGAAGCTCGAAGCAAGCGAGCGCGAACTCGACCAGCTCAATCAGGAAATCGCCCGCCTCAGCGCGGAACGCACCAGCCTTGTCCGCACCGTCGAAGCGGGCCGTCAGCGCATCGAAAAGCTGGAGCGGCAACTCGCGGAGATCGCGCGCGAACGCGAAACGCTGTCCGACGCGGAAGAGAAAAAGGCGCAGATCGCACTGCAATCCGCAGAGCTTGAAGAAGCCGCAGGCAAGGTGGCCAATGCCGAGCGTGCCGCGCTCGATGCGGAGGAAGCGCGACGGGCCGCACAGGAAGCCGAAAAGGCTTCGCGCGAGCCGATGCAGATTGCCGATCGCGCCGCCGGCGACCTTGCGGCGGAAGCCAAGACGCTCGCCGATCTTCTCGCCGTCGGCGAAAGCGATCTCTGGCCGCCGGTCATCGATGCCGTGTCGGTGGAGCATGGCTATGAAACGGCCCTTGGCGCGGCGCTCGGCGACGATCTCGCGGTGCCGGAAGATGCGGCGGCGCCGATCCACTGGGGATCGCTTCCCGCCTTCGAGACGACACCGGCCCTTCCCGACGGCGCAACGCCGCTTTCCTATTTCGTGAAGGGCCCGAACGCGCTTGCGCGGCGTCTTTCGCAAATCGGCATTGTCGTCTCGGTCGAGGAAGGCAACCGGCTTCAACCGCTGCTGACGCCAGGCCAGCGCCTCGTCACACGCGAAGGTGCGCTGTGGCGTTGGGACGGCTACACGGCAGCCGCCGATGCGCCGACCGCTTCCGCCCGCCGGCTCGAACAGCGCAACCGGCTCATCGATCTCGAAGGCGAACTTGCCGCCGCGCGGGCGACAGCCGCCGAAGCGCGCGCCGCTTTCGACGCCGCCCATGTCGCCGCCGAAAAGGCACTGCAGGAAGAACAGTCGCGCCGCGCGGCTCTCCGTGAGGCGCAGGGCGAGCACAACCGTATCCGCGACACGCTGCAGGCAGCGGAACGTGCGGCATCGGCGCAGCTCTCCCGTCTGGCGGCGCTGGCGGAATCCCATGAACGGCTTTCCGGCGACAATGTAGAGGCCGCACGCGCCCTTGAAGAAGCCGAGATCGCACTACAGAACCTGAAGCCCGACGAGGAGCCGCGTGCCCGCGCAAGCGAGCTGCGCGACCAGGTCGCAAGCCTGCGGCTCGAATTGTCGGAGGCCCGCGCAGCGTATGAAGGATTGCGGCGCGAAGCCGAAGCGCGCACCCGGCGCCTCTCGACCATCGCGGAAGAAAGCAACGCCTGGCAGTTGCGCGCAACCAATGCCGAACGCCAGATCGGGACGCTGGAACAGCGCAAGGCGGAGGCCGAAGCCGAGCTCAAGGCGCTTGAGGGCGTGCCCGCGGAGATCGAACAGAAGCGCCATGTGCTGCTGACGCTGATCGCCGAGGCGGAAACGGGACGTGGCGAAGCTGCGGACGCGCTCGCCGAGGCCGAGAAGCTGCTCTCCGAAACGGCAAAACATGCCAAGGAAGTGCAACACAATCTCGGCGAGACACGCGAAGAGCGCGCCCGCATCGACGGTCTGGTCGATGGCGGCCGCGAGCGCCGCGCCGAAGCAGAAGCCCGCATCCGCGAAGTGCTGGAATGCGAACCGGCCGAAGCGCTCGCCCAGGCCAATCTCGAGGAAGGCGCGGAGATGCCGAACCTCGAACAGATAGACGCAAAGCTCGAACGGCTGAAGCGCGAGCGTGAAAGCCTTGGCGGCGTCAACCTGCGCGCCGAGGAAGAAGCACGCGAACTGACAGAGCAGCTCGAAACCATGACAAGCGAGCGCGAAGATCTCGTCAGCGCCATCGCGAAACTGCGTCAGGGTATCGGCAGTCTCAATCGCGAGGGGCGCGAGCGCATGCTCGAAGCCTTCGAGAAGGTGAACGCCAATTTCTCGCGCCTCTTCACCCACCTTTTCGGCGGTGGCGAAGCGCATCTGAAACTCACCGAATCCGACGATCCGCTGGAAGCCGGCCTCGAAATCTTCGCCCGCCCGCCTGGCAAGCGTCTGCAGGTGATGTCGCTGCTTTCGGGCGGTGAGCAGGCGCTGACGGCCATGTCGCTCATCTTCGCCGTCTTCCTCACCAACCCCTCGCCCATCTGTGTGCTGGACGAAGTGGACGCGCCGCTGGACGATGCCAATGTCGAGCGGTTCTGCGACCTGATGGACGAGATGACGCGTACAACCGACACGCGCTTCCTCATCATCACCCACCACGCCCTCACCATGGCCCGCATGAACCGCCTCTTTGGCGTCACCATGCAGGAGCGCGGCGTCTCGACCCTCGTATCGGTCGATCTTGACGCCGCGGAGGGGCTCCGCGAGGCGTCCTGA
- a CDS encoding thioredoxin domain-containing protein: MNQNRAIIIGFAAVVLIALAYGAYLFFGSSNGATPGRAGGSAFEQELLVAGPLGDMTLGDPDAPVTVIDYASLTCSHCAAFEINTLPQLKEKYIETGKVHYILRDFPFDPVATAGFMLAHCAGPERYFGFVGVLFRQQAQWAFTQTPMEDLKALARQGGISEERFDACMKDEKVFNHVKEVATRGAKTFGVRSTPTFFINGEKIEGALPWREFEPLIEKALAGQRISDVPADGASTPAAPAEE; the protein is encoded by the coding sequence GTGAATCAAAATAGAGCAATCATTATCGGCTTCGCCGCCGTCGTTCTCATCGCGCTCGCCTATGGGGCCTATCTCTTTTTCGGCTCTTCCAACGGGGCCACGCCGGGCCGCGCGGGTGGCAGCGCCTTCGAGCAGGAACTGCTCGTTGCCGGCCCTCTGGGCGACATGACGCTCGGCGATCCCGACGCGCCGGTCACGGTGATCGACTATGCCTCGCTCACCTGCTCGCATTGCGCGGCTTTCGAGATCAACACGCTGCCGCAGCTCAAGGAAAAATACATCGAGACCGGCAAGGTTCATTACATCCTGCGCGATTTCCCCTTCGATCCCGTCGCCACTGCGGGCTTCATGCTCGCGCATTGCGCGGGGCCGGAGCGCTATTTCGGTTTCGTCGGCGTCCTCTTCCGCCAGCAGGCGCAATGGGCCTTCACGCAGACGCCGATGGAAGACCTGAAGGCGCTGGCGCGGCAGGGCGGGATTTCGGAAGAACGCTTCGACGCCTGCATGAAAGACGAGAAGGTTTTCAATCACGTGAAGGAAGTGGCGACGCGCGGCGCGAAGACATTCGGCGTCCGCTCCACGCCCACATTCTTCATCAATGGCGAAAAGATCGAAGGCGCGCTGCCGTGGCGCGAGTTCGAGCCCCTGATCGAAAAAGCCCTTGCGGGACAGAGGATTTCGGACGTGCCCGCCGATGGCGCGTCCACACCGGCGGCGCCCGCGGAGGAGTAA
- a CDS encoding DUF721 domain-containing protein, translating to MNGITGNRIASRRFSLPPVGARVMQVARAAFVKRGFQEAHVLAHWPEIVGGGLAEFSAPEKLVFPRTSGDDAGKGRRSGAVLTIRVDGPVAVEIRHLEPQIVERINSYYGYSAVARLKLVQGPLPVKARPRYRKIRPLAPEERAALDQGLEKIEEPALRKSLEKLGERVIGAQRRR from the coding sequence ATGAACGGCATCACCGGCAACAGGATTGCGTCGCGCCGCTTCAGCCTGCCGCCCGTCGGCGCGCGGGTGATGCAGGTGGCGCGCGCCGCCTTCGTGAAGCGCGGCTTCCAGGAAGCGCATGTGCTGGCGCATTGGCCGGAGATCGTCGGCGGCGGCCTCGCGGAATTTTCGGCGCCGGAAAAGCTTGTGTTTCCAAGGACTTCCGGTGACGACGCGGGCAAGGGCCGGCGCAGCGGCGCGGTTCTCACCATCCGTGTCGACGGTCCGGTCGCGGTCGAAATCCGTCACCTCGAACCGCAGATCGTCGAGCGCATCAATTCCTATTATGGATACAGCGCCGTCGCGCGGCTGAAACTCGTGCAAGGCCCGCTGCCGGTCAAGGCGCGGCCGCGCTATCGCAAGATCAGGCCGCTGGCGCCGGAGGAGCGCGCGGCGCTTGACCAAGGCCTTGAAAAAATTGAAGAACCGGCGCTCAGAAAGTCGCTGGAAAAGCTTGGCGAGCGGGTCATCGGCGCGCAGCGGCGGCGCTGA
- the mutY gene encoding A/G-specific adenine glycosylase has translation MSMKAKKAKEISGKAAAAPLLAWYDKHARVLPWRARKGERADPYAVWLSEIMLQQTTVATVGPYFTGFLKRWPNVEALAAAPQEEVMKAWAGLGYYSRARNLHACAKEVSSEYGGKFPDTVEGLESLPGIGPYTAAAIAAIAFGRAATVVDGNVERVVARLFEIETPLPAAKPDIREKARTLTPEQRAGDFAQAMMDLGATICTPRSPACNRCPINDLCDARAAGTQNLLPARAPKKARPTRRGACFWLVREGHVWLRRRPDKGLLGGMLEVPGTPWDESDRHRTVIELSHDENGGRRGVAGEVLDHAPMEAEWRLVPGLVEHTFTHFHLELEVFTATTRKKIVPGREGMWVPLEEVAGEALPTVMRKVAAHAMPDAGPLFVKR, from the coding sequence ATGAGCATGAAGGCGAAAAAAGCCAAGGAAATCAGCGGGAAAGCGGCCGCCGCGCCGCTGCTCGCCTGGTATGACAAACATGCCCGCGTGCTGCCCTGGCGTGCGCGAAAAGGCGAACGGGCGGACCCTTATGCGGTCTGGCTTTCCGAAATCATGCTGCAACAGACGACGGTGGCGACGGTCGGGCCTTATTTTACGGGCTTTTTGAAGCGCTGGCCGAATGTGGAGGCACTGGCCGCCGCGCCGCAGGAAGAGGTGATGAAGGCATGGGCGGGGCTCGGTTATTACAGCCGGGCGCGCAATCTTCATGCCTGTGCGAAGGAAGTATCGTCCGAGTACGGAGGGAAATTTCCCGATACGGTGGAAGGACTTGAGAGCCTGCCGGGCATCGGCCCCTATACGGCGGCGGCAATCGCGGCGATCGCCTTTGGAAGAGCTGCGACGGTGGTGGATGGAAATGTCGAGCGCGTGGTGGCGCGGCTTTTCGAGATCGAAACGCCGCTGCCGGCGGCGAAGCCGGATATCCGGGAGAAGGCCCGCACCCTGACGCCGGAGCAGCGGGCAGGCGACTTCGCGCAGGCCATGATGGACCTCGGCGCGACCATCTGCACGCCGCGCTCTCCCGCCTGTAATCGCTGTCCGATCAATGACTTATGCGATGCACGGGCGGCGGGCACGCAAAATCTCCTGCCTGCCCGGGCGCCGAAAAAGGCCCGCCCGACGCGCCGCGGCGCCTGCTTCTGGCTGGTGCGGGAGGGGCATGTCTGGCTCCGCCGGCGGCCCGACAAGGGGCTCCTCGGCGGCATGCTGGAAGTGCCCGGAACGCCCTGGGATGAGAGCGACCGTCATCGAACTGTCATCGAACTGTCACACGACGAAAATGGAGGCCGCCGGGGTGTCGCCGGAGAGGTGCTCGACCACGCGCCGATGGAAGCGGAATGGCGACTTGTCCCCGGTTTGGTTGAACACACGTTCACGCATTTTCATCTCGAGCTGGAAGTCTTCACCGCGACGACGCGAAAAAAAATTGTCCCCGGGCGCGAAGGCATGTGGGTGCCGCTTGAGGAGGTCGCCGGCGAGGCGCTGCCGACCGTGATGCGGAAGGTCGCGGCACATGCGATGCCGGATGCGGGACCGCTTTTTGTGAAGCGGTGA
- a CDS encoding site-specific DNA-methyltransferase, producing the protein MGRVNSKAGQSAEIIIQGDCIEAMNALPEKSVDLIFADPPYNLQLGGGLTRPDQSKVDAVDDDWDKFASFQVYDEFTRNWMNAARRVLKDTGAIWVIGSYHNIFRVGATLQDLGFWMMNDVVWRKSNPMPNFRGTRFTNAHETLIWATKSADQKKYTFNYDAMKALNDDLQMRSDWLLPICTGGERLKDGDGDKAHPTQKPEALLHRVLLATTNAGDTVLDPFFGTGTTGAVAKKLGRNFVGIEREERYIKVARERIRLIKTGAPEDLKVTTSKKAEVRIPFGTLIERGLLEPGAVLTDPAKRHAARVRADGSIVCRDATGSIHKIGAHVQGLDACNGWTFWHFKTDGKLKPIDILRQKVRAEMGEA; encoded by the coding sequence GTGGGGCGCGTCAATTCAAAGGCCGGGCAGTCGGCCGAGATCATCATTCAGGGCGACTGCATCGAGGCGATGAACGCATTGCCGGAAAAATCGGTCGACCTCATCTTCGCGGACCCTCCCTACAATCTGCAGCTCGGTGGCGGCCTCACCCGCCCCGACCAGTCGAAGGTCGATGCGGTCGATGACGACTGGGACAAGTTCGCGAGCTTCCAGGTCTATGACGAGTTCACGCGCAACTGGATGAACGCCGCGCGCCGCGTCCTGAAAGACACCGGCGCGATCTGGGTGATCGGCTCCTATCACAACATCTTCCGCGTCGGCGCGACGCTGCAGGATCTCGGCTTCTGGATGATGAACGATGTCGTCTGGCGGAAGTCGAACCCGATGCCGAATTTCCGCGGCACGCGTTTCACCAACGCGCATGAAACGCTGATCTGGGCAACGAAGAGCGCCGATCAGAAGAAATACACCTTCAATTACGACGCCATGAAGGCGCTGAACGACGATCTCCAGATGCGCTCCGACTGGCTGCTGCCGATCTGCACCGGCGGCGAGCGCCTGAAGGATGGCGATGGCGACAAGGCGCATCCGACGCAGAAGCCGGAAGCCCTGCTGCACCGCGTTCTCCTCGCCACCACCAATGCCGGCGACACCGTGCTCGATCCCTTCTTCGGCACCGGCACCACGGGCGCCGTCGCGAAGAAGCTCGGCCGCAACTTCGTCGGCATCGAGCGCGAGGAGCGTTACATCAAGGTTGCGCGCGAACGCATCCGCCTCATCAAGACCGGCGCGCCGGAAGATCTGAAAGTCACCACCTCGAAGAAAGCCGAAGTCCGCATTCCCTTCGGTACGCTCATCGAGCGCGGCTTGCTCGAACCCGGCGCCGTGCTGACCGACCCCGCCAAGCGTCACGCCGCCCGCGTCCGCGCCGACGGCTCCATCGTCTGCCGCGACGCCACCGGCTCCATCCACAAGATCGGTGCCCATGTGCAAGGATTGGATGCCTGCAACGGCTGGACCTTCTGGCACTTCAAGACCGACGGAAAGCTGAAACCCATCGACATCCTGCGGCAGAAGGTGCGTGCGGAAATGGGGGAAGCGTAA